One genomic segment of Hordeum vulgare subsp. vulgare chromosome 2H, MorexV3_pseudomolecules_assembly, whole genome shotgun sequence includes these proteins:
- the LOC123424795 gene encoding lipase-like isoform X1, protein MPSCLCVAPCRSMERWRRVSVLAMALLLLSACHGAEFSVKNHDQSLIYDHTLAKTIVEYASAVYMTDLTALYTWTCSRCNDLTQDFEMRSLIVDVENCLQAFVGVAHNLNSIIVAIRGTQENSVQNWIKDLIWKQLDLSYPNMPNAKVHSGFFSSYNNTILRLAITSAVHKARKTYGDIGVIVTGHSMGGAMAAFCALDLAIKLGSDNVQLMTFGQPRVGNAVFASYFAKYVPNTIRLVHGHDIVPHLPPYFSFLSKLTYHHFPREVWIDDSDGNTTEQICDASGEDPNCCRCLSILSLSIQDHFTYLGVDMESDDWSTCRIITAQSVERLRKDLASNIIMTKHDADVSIVENSVQTDWSSSR, encoded by the exons ATGCCGTCTTGTCTGTGTGTTGCGCCCTGCAGGTCGATGGAGAGATGGAGGCGGGTCAGCGTGCTGGCCATGGCGCTCCTGCTGCTCTCCGCTTGTCATGGAGCAG AGTTCTCTGTCAAGAATCACGATCAGAGTCTTATTTATGACCATACTCTTGCTAAGACCATTGTGGAATATGCTTCAGCT GTGTATATGACAGATCTAACAGCTTTGTATACATGGACATGTTCAAGATGCAATGACTTGACTCAA GACTTCGAGATGAGGTCTCTAATTGTTGATGTGGAGAACTGTTTGCAG GCATTTGTCGGTGTAGCTCACAATCTAAATTCCATAATAGTTGCAATCAGAGGGACTCAAGAGAACAG TGTGCAGAATTGGATCAAGGACTTGATATGGAAGCAGCTTGATCTAAGCTATCCAAACATGCCAAACGCAAAG GTGCACAGTGGATTTTTCTCCTCCTATAATAATACAATTTTACGTCTAGCTATCACAAGTGCTGTTCACAAGGCAAGAAAGACATATGGGGATATCGGCGTCATAGTCACAGGGCACTCAATGGGAGGAGCCATGGCTGCCTTCTGTGCACTTGATCTTGCT ATCAAGCTTGGAAGCGACAATGTTCAACTCATGACTTTCGGACAGCCTCGTGTTGGCAATGCTGTTTTCGCCTCCTACTTTGCCAAATATGTACCAAACACTATTCGACTGGTACATGGACATGATATTGTGCCACATTTGCCACCTTATTTCTCCTTTCTTTCCAAACTGACGTACCACCACTTCCCAAGAGAG GTATGGATCGATGATTCTGACGGCAACACAACCGAACAGATTTGTGATGCCAGCGGCGAAGATCCAAACTGCTGCAG GTGCCTCTCCATATTGAGCCTGAGTATTCAGGACCACTTCACATACCTGGGAGTAGATATGGAATCAGATGACTGGAGCACCTGCAGAATCATCACAGCCCAAAGCGTCGAGCGATTACGGAAGGATCTTGCCAGCAACATCATCATGACAAAGCATGATGCCGACGTCTCCATTGTCGAGAATAGTGTGCAGACAGACTGGAGCAGTTCCAGATAG
- the LOC123424795 gene encoding lipase-like isoform X2: protein MERWRRVSVLAMALLLLSACHGAEFSVKNHDQSLIYDHTLAKTIVEYASAVYMTDLTALYTWTCSRCNDLTQDFEMRSLIVDVENCLQAFVGVAHNLNSIIVAIRGTQENSVQNWIKDLIWKQLDLSYPNMPNAKVHSGFFSSYNNTILRLAITSAVHKARKTYGDIGVIVTGHSMGGAMAAFCALDLAIKLGSDNVQLMTFGQPRVGNAVFASYFAKYVPNTIRLVHGHDIVPHLPPYFSFLSKLTYHHFPREVWIDDSDGNTTEQICDASGEDPNCCRCLSILSLSIQDHFTYLGVDMESDDWSTCRIITAQSVERLRKDLASNIIMTKHDADVSIVENSVQTDWSSSR from the exons ATGGAGAGATGGAGGCGGGTCAGCGTGCTGGCCATGGCGCTCCTGCTGCTCTCCGCTTGTCATGGAGCAG AGTTCTCTGTCAAGAATCACGATCAGAGTCTTATTTATGACCATACTCTTGCTAAGACCATTGTGGAATATGCTTCAGCT GTGTATATGACAGATCTAACAGCTTTGTATACATGGACATGTTCAAGATGCAATGACTTGACTCAA GACTTCGAGATGAGGTCTCTAATTGTTGATGTGGAGAACTGTTTGCAG GCATTTGTCGGTGTAGCTCACAATCTAAATTCCATAATAGTTGCAATCAGAGGGACTCAAGAGAACAG TGTGCAGAATTGGATCAAGGACTTGATATGGAAGCAGCTTGATCTAAGCTATCCAAACATGCCAAACGCAAAG GTGCACAGTGGATTTTTCTCCTCCTATAATAATACAATTTTACGTCTAGCTATCACAAGTGCTGTTCACAAGGCAAGAAAGACATATGGGGATATCGGCGTCATAGTCACAGGGCACTCAATGGGAGGAGCCATGGCTGCCTTCTGTGCACTTGATCTTGCT ATCAAGCTTGGAAGCGACAATGTTCAACTCATGACTTTCGGACAGCCTCGTGTTGGCAATGCTGTTTTCGCCTCCTACTTTGCCAAATATGTACCAAACACTATTCGACTGGTACATGGACATGATATTGTGCCACATTTGCCACCTTATTTCTCCTTTCTTTCCAAACTGACGTACCACCACTTCCCAAGAGAG GTATGGATCGATGATTCTGACGGCAACACAACCGAACAGATTTGTGATGCCAGCGGCGAAGATCCAAACTGCTGCAG GTGCCTCTCCATATTGAGCCTGAGTATTCAGGACCACTTCACATACCTGGGAGTAGATATGGAATCAGATGACTGGAGCACCTGCAGAATCATCACAGCCCAAAGCGTCGAGCGATTACGGAAGGATCTTGCCAGCAACATCATCATGACAAAGCATGATGCCGACGTCTCCATTGTCGAGAATAGTGTGCAGACAGACTGGAGCAGTTCCAGATAG